In one window of Candidatus Scalindua sp. DNA:
- a CDS encoding sugar nucleotide-binding protein, whose protein sequence is MAKVLIAGCGDIGMGLGKALIEKGNSVVGLRRHPPVEKMGISFLAADVTNPATLEGMDTDFDQVFFVAAPRQHDLNAYRGIYEAGVENLFDTFSKNQHTPHWISVSSTSVYNQVHGEWVDEDSLTEAGRFNGQLQLLSEERVLAENKSNLIVRFSGIYGPGRSRMLRKASEGGPIQFRPPYYTNRIHKEDCIGVLMFLFEKRVNGEKLHSHYLASDDEPAPLWEVVSWLAKQLKRRQPEIKEAEQDASQNKRCRNKRLKELGYRFQYPTYREGYRLLVKEFNRC, encoded by the coding sequence ATGGCTAAAGTTTTAATTGCCGGTTGTGGAGATATTGGTATGGGTCTGGGTAAAGCGCTCATTGAAAAAGGGAACTCTGTAGTCGGGCTGAGACGCCATCCGCCTGTCGAGAAAATGGGTATTTCCTTTCTTGCAGCAGATGTAACAAACCCGGCGACTCTGGAAGGTATGGATACTGATTTTGATCAGGTGTTTTTCGTTGCAGCACCCAGACAGCATGATTTGAATGCTTACAGGGGAATTTATGAAGCTGGAGTAGAAAATTTATTTGATACCTTTTCAAAAAATCAACATACTCCGCACTGGATATCAGTATCTTCTACCAGCGTCTATAACCAGGTGCATGGAGAGTGGGTTGATGAGGACTCGTTAACTGAAGCGGGAAGGTTTAATGGGCAGTTGCAATTGTTATCGGAAGAGAGAGTTCTGGCTGAGAACAAAAGTAATCTGATAGTGCGTTTTTCCGGGATATATGGCCCGGGACGCAGCCGTATGTTAAGGAAGGCCAGTGAAGGCGGCCCGATACAGTTCAGGCCACCTTATTATACAAACCGGATTCATAAAGAAGACTGCATCGGTGTATTGATGTTTTTATTCGAAAAAAGAGTCAACGGCGAAAAATTACATTCACACTATTTAGCGAGTGATGATGAACCGGCCCCGCTGTGGGAGGTGGTTTCATGGCTCGCAAAGCAGCTTAAGCGCAGACAACCTGAAATCAAAGAGGCAGAGCAGGATGCTTCACAAAACAAAAGATGCCGAAATAAGCGATTAAAAGAGCTTGGATACCGTTTTCAATATCCAACATACAGAGAAGGGTACCGGTTGCTGGTAAAAGAATTTAACCGTTGTTGA
- a CDS encoding DUF523 and DUF1722 domain-containing protein, translating to MIKIGISSCLLGDKVRYDGNHRLDRFITDTLGQYFEWIPVCPETECGLSVPREPMHLFGNPESPRLVTIKTGIDHTERMLQWAEKMIKKLEKENLCGFIFKCGSPSSGIRGVKVYLPSGAVTKTGKGIFGGAFMKHFPLIPVEDDGRLHNPRFRENFVERIFVLKRWQEFRKKDVSMKDLIDFHTAHKLLIMGHSPRHYSILGHLLANATKEKAENLLPEYIRILMEGITLIATVKKNTNVLQHIQGYFKKNLTTDEKQELLGIIESYRKELIPLVVPITLLNHYVRKLNVSYLERQHYLEPHPVELMLRNHV from the coding sequence ATGATTAAGATAGGAATAAGCTCCTGTCTGCTGGGAGATAAAGTGCGGTATGATGGGAATCACAGGCTTGACAGGTTTATAACCGATACCCTCGGGCAGTACTTTGAGTGGATCCCTGTTTGTCCTGAAACGGAATGTGGTCTTTCTGTACCCAGGGAACCCATGCATCTGTTCGGAAACCCCGAATCTCCCCGCCTTGTAACGATAAAAACCGGGATAGATCACACTGAAAGAATGTTACAGTGGGCAGAAAAAATGATAAAAAAACTGGAAAAAGAAAACCTCTGCGGTTTTATCTTCAAGTGCGGTTCGCCAAGCTCCGGCATAAGAGGTGTAAAAGTGTATTTGCCATCAGGGGCGGTAACGAAAACGGGTAAAGGCATATTCGGAGGTGCCTTTATGAAGCATTTTCCTCTCATTCCTGTAGAGGATGACGGCCGGCTCCACAATCCCCGTTTCAGAGAAAACTTTGTTGAGAGAATATTCGTATTAAAGCGGTGGCAGGAATTTCGGAAGAAAGATGTCTCCATGAAAGACTTGATAGATTTCCATACCGCTCATAAGCTTCTTATTATGGGGCACAGTCCAAGACATTATTCAATCCTCGGACATTTACTGGCAAATGCAACAAAAGAGAAGGCTGAAAATCTGCTCCCTGAATATATCAGGATTCTCATGGAGGGCATCACACTGATTGCAACGGTTAAGAAGAATACCAATGTCTTACAACATATCCAGGGATATTTTAAAAAGAATTTGACGACGGATGAAAAACAAGAGCTGCTCGGAATCATCGAAAGTTACCGGAAAGAATTGATACCCCTTGTTGTACCCATTACCCTGCTTAACCATTATGTGAGAAAATTAAACGTATCTTACTTGGAAAGACAGCACTACCTCGAGCCTCATCCAGTGGAACTGATGCTGAGAAACCATGTGTAA
- a CDS encoding TIGR01777 family oxidoreductase translates to MEDKINHKIAMSGASGFVGSNLTRAFHAENYEVLPLGRKDFTLSPEVIAERMDGADILINLAGAPIIEKWTETYKKTLHESRIDVTRKLVQACSLASQKPKLLVSTSAIGYYATEGTHTEEHYVKADDFLGNLAEDWEQEALKAGKLGIRTVIFRFGVVLGKDGGALKKMLFPFKLGMGGTIGDGMQPFSWVHIKDLIRAYQAVIENTAYEGIYNLTAPKPTTNKGLTDALGKALRRPTFFRVPKFALRLKLGEGSQILTKGQNVIPKKLMDSGFTFLFPEIETAVSDCVS, encoded by the coding sequence ATGGAGGATAAAATCAACCATAAAATTGCCATGAGCGGTGCAAGTGGGTTTGTTGGATCCAATTTGACCCGTGCCTTTCATGCAGAGAATTACGAGGTTCTGCCTCTCGGGAGAAAGGATTTTACGCTTTCCCCCGAGGTGATAGCGGAGCGGATGGATGGAGCAGACATACTTATTAATCTGGCTGGCGCACCGATCATAGAAAAATGGACAGAAACGTATAAGAAGACCCTGCATGAGAGCAGGATTGATGTTACCCGAAAGCTTGTACAGGCATGCTCACTTGCAAGCCAGAAACCGAAACTGCTTGTTTCCACCTCTGCCATAGGCTACTATGCCACAGAGGGAACGCATACAGAGGAGCACTATGTGAAAGCCGATGATTTCCTCGGTAATCTTGCAGAAGATTGGGAACAGGAGGCCCTCAAGGCCGGAAAACTTGGCATTCGAACGGTTATTTTCCGCTTTGGAGTAGTCCTGGGTAAGGACGGCGGAGCGCTCAAGAAGATGCTCTTTCCCTTTAAGTTGGGTATGGGAGGCACCATTGGAGATGGTATGCAGCCATTCTCATGGGTACATATCAAGGACCTGATACGCGCTTACCAGGCCGTAATAGAAAATACTGCGTATGAAGGCATATATAATCTTACTGCACCCAAACCCACGACAAATAAAGGTTTGACCGATGCACTGGGAAAAGCACTCCGCAGACCCACCTTTTTCCGGGTACCAAAGTTTGCACTCCGGTTAAAATTGGGTGAGGGCTCTCAGATACTCACAAAGGGTCAGAACGTAATCCCGAAAAAACTTATGGACAGCGGTTTCACCTTTTTATTTCCGGAAATCGAAACGGCTGTCAGCGATTGCGTCTCTTAG
- a CDS encoding M48 family metallopeptidase, translating into MSKKNLIGFIVLCFFILSCTSVPLTGRRQLDIIPSDTMLSTSFQQYEEFLKTNKISTNQAQINMVKSVGGRIQKAVEKYMADNQMSSRLKNYNWEFNLIENPEANAWCMPGGKVVVYTGILPITKDESGLAVVMGHEIAHAVAKHGDERMSHGLIAEFGTAAISMTLQSRPEVTQKLWMNAFGVGTQYGILLPYSRVHESEADHLGLIFMAMAGYDPNTAVGFWERMAAMKGSANIPELLSSHPSDQNRIKNIKAEIPEAMRYYQK; encoded by the coding sequence GTGAGCAAAAAAAATCTTATTGGTTTTATCGTACTGTGTTTTTTTATTTTATCTTGTACGTCGGTGCCGTTGACCGGACGGAGGCAGCTGGATATTATTCCTTCAGATACCATGCTTTCAACAAGTTTTCAGCAATACGAAGAATTCCTGAAAACAAATAAGATCAGCACAAACCAGGCGCAGATAAATATGGTAAAGTCTGTCGGGGGGAGAATACAGAAAGCTGTCGAGAAGTACATGGCTGACAACCAGATGTCATCAAGATTGAAAAATTACAACTGGGAATTTAACTTAATCGAGAATCCCGAGGCAAACGCCTGGTGTATGCCGGGTGGAAAAGTCGTCGTTTATACCGGTATATTACCAATTACAAAAGATGAAAGCGGGTTAGCTGTCGTTATGGGACATGAAATTGCTCATGCTGTTGCAAAACACGGCGATGAACGGATGAGCCATGGTTTAATCGCTGAATTTGGTACAGCAGCAATATCCATGACTCTTCAAAGCAGACCTGAAGTAACACAGAAATTGTGGATGAACGCTTTTGGTGTCGGGACTCAATACGGCATCCTGCTGCCTTACAGCAGAGTGCACGAAAGTGAGGCTGACCATTTAGGATTAATCTTTATGGCCATGGCTGGATACGATCCCAACACCGCTGTCGGATTCTGGGAAAGGATGGCTGCCATGAAGGGTTCGGCCAACATTCCAGAGTTATTAAGTTCTCACCCCTCAGATCAAAATCGTATCAAAAATATAAAAGCTGAAATACCGGAAGCCATGAGATACTATCAAAAATAA
- a CDS encoding pentapeptide repeat-containing protein, translating to MDSNGNKKIILQKTLTDKELRQEDLSGSRLIGSTVQSYKLQDGRCRCLRAEDCRLHHFTLDHVLCDKGHYLNCDWDHLEVNNSFLSESHFSDCTFEMAAGTLSSFGLSTFYGCTLRQSRFSEVSFSGSWWHDCRFEEEDYFFVRFPSSVFVDTHFVDCRLQKVIFRAATFIRCCFERCTLDDSVFHMASLIDTKWIDTDINRAANLEGISHD from the coding sequence ATGGACAGTAACGGGAATAAAAAGATTATACTTCAGAAAACGCTTACGGATAAGGAGCTGAGACAGGAGGATTTGTCCGGCAGCAGATTGATTGGCAGCACGGTACAGTCATATAAACTGCAAGACGGGCGGTGCCGCTGCCTCAGAGCAGAAGATTGCCGGCTGCACCACTTTACCCTTGATCATGTTCTTTGTGACAAGGGGCATTATCTGAATTGTGACTGGGACCATTTAGAGGTTAACAATTCGTTTCTTTCTGAAAGTCATTTTTCCGATTGCACGTTTGAGATGGCGGCGGGAACACTGAGCTCTTTTGGTTTGTCTACCTTTTACGGTTGCACTCTCCGCCAATCCCGTTTCAGCGAGGTCTCTTTCAGCGGTTCATGGTGGCATGATTGCCGCTTTGAGGAGGAAGATTATTTTTTTGTCCGGTTCCCCTCGTCAGTGTTTGTAGATACCCATTTTGTAGACTGCCGTCTGCAAAAGGTTATTTTCAGGGCGGCAACTTTTATTCGTTGCTGCTTTGAGAGATGCACCTTAGACGATTCGGTATTTCACATGGCCAGTCTCATCGATACAAAATGGATTGATACCGACATTAATCGGGCGGCAAATTTAGAGGGGATAAGTCATGATTGA
- a CDS encoding citrate synthase — protein sequence MENVTLKFDNNKEICLPVIEGTEQERGIDIANLRSETGYITLDPGYVNTGSCESSITYLNGEKGILRYRGIPIEQLAEKSNFIEVADLLINGDLAPRERRERFTALLTDNALLHENLKHHFEGFPWNSHPMAMLSAMINALSCYYPVLTLTHRRQDLEKAAAILISQIRTIAAFSYKMTRGEPFIYPIPKHTYSENLLHMMFSLPHKHYEVHDDIKHAVDRILILHADHEQNCSTSTVRMVASSGANLFAAISAGISALWGPLHGGANQAVVEMLEKIHKGKMDVKKCIEMAKDKDRSFRLMGFGHRVYKNFDPRAQILKGLSTKVFNVLKREDPLVDIARELETIALNDPYFIERKLYPNVDFYSGIILRAIGVPKNMFPVFFAIGRLPGWIAHWHEVADNIKSRIDRPRQIYTGRSERPYIPKDQRP from the coding sequence ATGGAAAACGTAACATTAAAATTTGATAATAATAAAGAAATTTGCCTACCCGTAATTGAGGGCACAGAACAGGAACGAGGCATAGACATTGCTAATTTACGCTCTGAGACCGGTTATATCACCCTTGATCCCGGTTATGTCAATACCGGTTCATGCGAAAGCAGCATAACCTACCTCAATGGTGAAAAAGGAATACTGCGTTATCGCGGTATTCCCATAGAGCAGTTAGCTGAAAAGAGTAATTTCATAGAAGTTGCCGACCTCTTAATAAACGGAGACCTCGCACCAAGAGAGAGGAGAGAGCGATTCACCGCTCTCTTGACCGATAATGCACTCCTTCATGAGAACCTGAAACACCACTTTGAAGGATTTCCCTGGAACTCACATCCCATGGCAATGCTATCCGCGATGATAAACGCCTTGAGCTGCTATTATCCCGTTTTAACCCTGACGCACAGGCGGCAAGATCTCGAAAAGGCTGCTGCAATCCTGATCAGTCAAATACGTACCATTGCGGCATTTTCTTATAAGATGACACGCGGAGAACCGTTTATTTACCCTATTCCGAAACACACCTATTCAGAAAACCTCCTGCATATGATGTTTTCGTTGCCACATAAGCATTACGAAGTCCACGACGATATAAAACATGCTGTAGACAGGATCTTAATACTCCATGCTGACCACGAACAAAATTGCAGCACATCTACCGTACGCATGGTTGCTTCATCAGGCGCCAATCTTTTTGCTGCTATTTCTGCAGGGATTTCGGCACTTTGGGGACCTCTGCACGGAGGAGCCAACCAGGCTGTCGTTGAGATGCTTGAAAAGATTCATAAAGGGAAAATGGACGTTAAGAAATGTATTGAAATGGCGAAGGATAAAGACAGAAGTTTTCGTCTTATGGGTTTCGGGCATCGGGTTTACAAGAATTTTGATCCCCGTGCTCAAATCCTGAAAGGTTTATCTACCAAAGTGTTTAATGTATTAAAACGAGAAGATCCATTGGTGGACATTGCACGTGAACTGGAGACAATCGCACTGAATGATCCTTATTTTATAGAACGAAAACTCTATCCTAATGTTGATTTTTACAGCGGCATTATTTTACGGGCTATCGGTGTACCGAAAAATATGTTTCCGGTTTTTTTCGCTATCGGTCGGTTGCCCGGCTGGATTGCACATTGGCATGAAGTAGCGGATAATATTAAATCCCGGATAGACCGACCTCGACAAATATATACAGGACGCTCCGAACGTCCCTATATCCCGAAAGATCAAAGACCATAA
- a CDS encoding FAD-dependent oxidoreductase: MKNHVIIGNGVAGIKAAETIRRNDSDCKITVVGDEVYPFYRRPQLPEFVSGKIAEERLWGKKSEFYEKNKITSLLGKKVTRIRPDENQITLADGTSIDYSTLLIATGGSITSRKYHGSDLNGGSVALKTINDAKNIREKIKSAESAVVVGEDFLTLSLIEALQSSGIKVTYLLPGDRLWPEIMDKDASYILELKLKQKGIKILHQTDIKEIVIKNRSVQGIISTADILIDCQILGIVDKLQPNIDFLVDSGVKTDNGILVNSKMLTSVDNIYAAGDVTQLLAEASDASPKINVRWLKAWRQGQIAGANMAGKETEYDDVACVSSTQVCGVDLISIGVSNPLNGGYKIMRGDYPHPEIDVYKKLVLKNDVVVGALFVGSVLEAGEITNAIKNRKTYSEIDATLLKQMFDLNYRVSPFHGFLCPVCKLELPISQDAKVGDKITCPACGIELTVTQAMLG, from the coding sequence ATGAAAAACCACGTAATTATTGGAAATGGTGTTGCGGGAATAAAAGCAGCAGAAACAATCAGAAGGAATGATAGTGATTGTAAGATTACCGTTGTAGGAGATGAAGTTTATCCTTTCTATCGCAGGCCGCAGCTGCCGGAGTTTGTTTCAGGGAAAATAGCGGAAGAGAGGTTGTGGGGGAAAAAGAGCGAATTTTATGAAAAGAACAAAATAACTTCTCTGCTGGGTAAAAAGGTAACCCGGATAAGGCCTGATGAAAATCAGATTACCCTTGCAGACGGGACATCCATTGACTACAGCACTCTTCTGATAGCTACCGGCGGCTCAATCACAAGCAGAAAATACCACGGAAGCGATTTAAATGGAGGCTCTGTAGCATTGAAGACGATTAATGATGCGAAAAATATCAGGGAAAAGATCAAGTCTGCAGAGAGTGCTGTTGTTGTAGGCGAGGATTTTTTGACGCTGTCCTTGATTGAGGCCCTGCAAAGCAGCGGTATTAAAGTAACATATCTGTTGCCGGGGGACAGGCTTTGGCCGGAAATAATGGACAAAGATGCATCTTATATTCTCGAACTCAAGTTGAAGCAGAAGGGTATCAAGATACTCCATCAAACAGATATTAAAGAAATCGTTATTAAGAACAGGTCCGTTCAGGGTATAATTTCTACTGCTGATATACTCATCGACTGTCAGATCCTCGGCATTGTAGATAAATTACAGCCAAATATCGATTTCCTGGTTGATAGCGGTGTGAAAACGGACAACGGTATCCTGGTAAACAGTAAGATGCTTACCTCTGTTGATAACATATATGCCGCGGGAGATGTCACACAGTTGCTAGCTGAAGCGAGCGACGCATCCCCGAAGATTAATGTCCGGTGGCTGAAGGCCTGGAGACAGGGGCAGATTGCCGGTGCGAATATGGCAGGCAAAGAGACTGAATATGACGATGTTGCGTGCGTCAGCTCAACACAGGTATGTGGTGTTGACCTGATATCAATCGGGGTGTCAAATCCGTTAAATGGCGGGTACAAGATAATGAGAGGCGATTATCCGCATCCTGAAATTGACGTGTATAAGAAGCTTGTTCTGAAAAATGATGTAGTGGTAGGCGCACTGTTTGTCGGGAGCGTGCTTGAGGCAGGGGAGATTACCAACGCTATAAAAAACAGAAAAACCTATTCTGAGATCGATGCAACCCTTTTGAAACAGATGTTTGACCTTAATTACCGGGTTAGTCCATTTCATGGTTTTTTGTGTCCCGTATGCAAGCTGGAACTCCCCATTTCACAGGATGCGAAGGTGGGAGACAAAATTACGTGTCCTGCATGCGGCATCGAACTGACCGTGACGCAAGCGATGCTCGGATAA
- a CDS encoding ferritin family protein produces the protein MQNESIEKILKKAASKENGTYLLYKKAAESVKDVYTKDILRKFAEEELQHKQIIENFNTEMLGSFEIKIDETSRKGVSEFLDDTDEGLTRDSDVQDVLLYAAKREKKAFHFYDNMSKLVADKELKKMFAWLAQEELKHKEDIEALFWEVMYR, from the coding sequence ATGCAGAACGAGAGCATAGAAAAAATCTTAAAAAAAGCAGCGAGCAAGGAAAACGGAACGTACTTGCTTTACAAAAAGGCTGCGGAGAGTGTGAAGGATGTATATACAAAAGACATCTTGCGTAAGTTCGCCGAAGAAGAGCTGCAGCACAAACAGATCATCGAGAATTTTAATACGGAAATGTTAGGGAGTTTTGAGATAAAAATTGATGAAACATCCCGCAAGGGAGTTTCAGAATTCCTTGATGATACAGATGAGGGGCTTACCAGGGATTCAGATGTTCAGGACGTACTTCTTTATGCCGCAAAAAGAGAAAAAAAGGCCTTCCATTTTTATGATAATATGTCGAAATTGGTTGCAGATAAAGAGTTAAAAAAAATGTTTGCCTGGCTGGCACAGGAAGAGCTAAAGCACAAAGAAGACATTGAGGCCCTTTTTTGGGAAGTAATGTATCGTTAA
- a CDS encoding flavodoxin family protein produces MDKVLGIAGSPRRNGNTETLLKEFLRGAGKNGLETELIILCNLNVSPCTSCDLCQKDGECVIEDDMQVMYKKLADARFIVFASPVYFSGVSAQLKAFIDRCQSLWSKKYLLNQPLISPGKPARKGFFISTSGSLGNEKVFDGSLATIKAIFHVLEIEYTGELLYQGMEKKDDILTHPNEMEEAFDLGLSLGNDQ; encoded by the coding sequence ATGGATAAAGTACTAGGAATAGCAGGCAGCCCAAGGAGAAATGGGAATACAGAGACACTGTTGAAAGAGTTTCTGCGCGGCGCCGGGAAGAACGGCCTTGAAACAGAACTCATTATACTCTGCAACCTTAATGTATCGCCATGTACATCATGCGATCTGTGTCAAAAGGATGGGGAGTGTGTGATTGAGGACGATATGCAGGTAATGTATAAAAAGCTGGCAGATGCGCGTTTTATCGTTTTTGCTTCGCCCGTTTATTTCAGTGGCGTTAGCGCCCAGCTAAAGGCCTTTATTGATCGATGTCAGTCTTTGTGGTCAAAAAAATATCTCCTTAATCAACCTCTCATCAGTCCCGGAAAACCTGCGAGGAAAGGGTTCTTTATCTCTACCTCCGGTTCTCTAGGCAATGAAAAAGTTTTCGACGGCTCCCTTGCAACAATCAAGGCCATTTTTCACGTACTTGAAATTGAATATACCGGAGAGCTGCTGTATCAGGGGATGGAAAAAAAGGATGATATCCTTACCCACCCCAATGAAATGGAGGAGGCCTTTGATCTTGGCTTGTCTTTGGGAAATGACCAATGA
- a CDS encoding DUF3365 domain-containing protein → MKILQVLLIALFVTYAATAAEGVDEPGVDKELSIDKAMIDLSKAILSEKLDRARKTVRMLDDLYKTFIVLITAEYVNDPSVLAAATLSKRVFTVMSRKGWHKARLLDATGSPYNPDNNPRDEFEREAIEAMISGKSYFEKIEKIEGINYLRAATILSANMEGCTFCHPDKKLGDILGAISYGIPLDDRIHFLE, encoded by the coding sequence TTGAAGATATTACAAGTTTTACTGATAGCTCTGTTTGTTACTTATGCCGCTACCGCAGCAGAGGGGGTGGATGAGCCGGGTGTAGATAAAGAGCTATCGATAGATAAGGCAATGATTGATCTCTCTAAAGCAATATTGAGTGAAAAGCTCGATCGTGCGAGAAAGACTGTGCGAATGCTTGATGACTTGTATAAGACCTTTATTGTCTTAATTACTGCAGAATATGTGAACGACCCCTCGGTGTTGGCTGCTGCGACCCTCTCAAAAAGGGTTTTTACCGTGATGAGCAGGAAGGGATGGCACAAGGCGAGGCTACTTGATGCAACAGGTTCTCCCTATAACCCGGATAATAACCCCAGAGACGAATTTGAAAGAGAAGCAATCGAGGCAATGATCTCCGGCAAATCATATTTCGAAAAAATAGAGAAGATAGAAGGCATAAATTATTTACGGGCAGCCACGATCCTGTCTGCAAATATGGAAGGCTGTACCTTTTGCCACCCGGACAAAAAGCTTGGTGATATCCTGGGTGCAATTTCATACGGAATTCCTCTCGATGACAGGATTCACTTTCTTGAGTGA
- a CDS encoding tetratricopeptide repeat protein: MENVKERTGKCLKFLDEQKLKIIIGAAIIAAIVLPVILYKQKRNNSFYEVWSRIWRISNEAAAVKADDQKNNTDAMDAFISEYTFLKDNLYATDATPWLLLVLGNTQYKEKKFDDAISTYKEFIVKYAHHPLAPVIRQSLGYAFEEKGQLQEAIKQYEKTLQDDDAPFLKAEASLDAGRCYEKLEQLDPALAAYKRVIDTSPESYFAKMARYRLEDIE, encoded by the coding sequence ATGGAAAATGTGAAAGAACGTACCGGTAAATGTTTGAAATTTTTAGACGAACAAAAATTAAAGATAATCATTGGTGCTGCAATAATTGCGGCAATTGTCTTGCCTGTTATTTTATATAAACAGAAAAGAAATAATAGTTTTTATGAGGTCTGGAGCAGGATATGGAGAATTTCAAACGAAGCGGCAGCGGTAAAAGCGGATGACCAGAAAAACAATACAGACGCTATGGATGCTTTTATCAGTGAATATACGTTTTTAAAAGATAATCTCTATGCAACGGATGCGACGCCATGGTTGTTATTAGTGCTTGGCAATACGCAATATAAAGAAAAAAAGTTTGACGATGCAATCAGTACCTATAAAGAGTTTATCGTAAAATATGCACACCATCCTCTGGCACCTGTCATCAGGCAATCCCTTGGATATGCTTTTGAGGAAAAGGGACAATTGCAAGAGGCTATCAAACAATATGAAAAGACGTTGCAGGATGACGATGCCCCTTTTCTGAAAGCGGAGGCCAGTTTAGATGCAGGCCGGTGCTATGAAAAGCTGGAACAATTAGACCCTGCCTTGGCAGCGTATAAGAGGGTAATTGATACCTCGCCGGAGAGCTATTTTGCGAAAATGGCCCGATATCGGCTGGAAGATATTGAGTAA